In the genome of Bryobacteraceae bacterium, one region contains:
- a CDS encoding TonB-dependent receptor: MLLRLAIAMAAVALSIHAQEVRASIIGTVTDSSGAPIPGVAVTVTNLARNVSVTAESNATGSYITPFLAPGLYRLSAEQQGFKKFVREDIRLEAQDRARVDIALEVGDLAQSVTVAADVSLLQTETASRSQIIANELISQIPTQGRNPFQIAWAAPGVIKTGGWRYLRSFDIAGTSNFAVNGGRNRENEVLLDGISNVRGNRTVIHVPTMESVQEFKVVTNNYDAQYGRTGGGVVTIVTKSGGNNFHGTLFEYFQSEELNANQTELNRAGTRKPPNNINTFGFNLSGPVYLPKIFDGRNRLFWLLSYEGMRQRSADPGSRSVPLAEWRNGDFSTLLNAQGQQVLIYDPLTTGADATRMPFAGNRIPSNRINPVARNTFQYYPLPNSSGDGAAHVNNYIYPSRWIGNMDQWIGRLDYVINSKNTFYFRYGQNPFSEYRGLVFIQDPFNDKNPAETTGNAPLIRNGRNWTFDWTSTLSPVFTFNLRAGLARWEETTGSSFGSGFDQRSLGFSSALVGQLNRPEFPQINLGTYQGMGTSRLLNVATDDSYTIQPNFNYAAGRHLLKFGAEGRRYNDNNNNPGLAAGFYTFDRGWTRANALRGDAISGNEIASFLLGYPVQAGVDRNISPAQRNHYFAFFLQDDWKLAPRVTLNLGLRWDYETPVVERFDRALRGFDFNAQSPIASQAAGLNLRGAVQFANVNGQPRGAFDPDRNNFQPRIGLAYRVTDKWVVRGGYGLFYLGQNEIGSSQGFSRRTTAVTTTDGGLTPAVSIDNAFANLPGGRLLDPIGASLGAASFLGEGITVNNLLRPLPYSHQFSFDIERELPFNMLGEIGYVGNLTRKLPVNTAVNVLPASELGRRTAAGAIDSAYYTARVPNPMAGLIPNNAGLNGATIPRQQLLLPYPQYSGITLSNNPIGAQDYHGLQAKVTKRMSAGFTFLASYGAGKTLERVTLLNTQDFNLADPSSSRLEKRSATSIDIPQKFTIAGVWEMPFGRGRHWGAGWSRAADLILGGWQLNADVTYQSGWAIDYPNAAQVTAGSAKLSSSERSLDQWFNTSLWTNPATGRPVARQEPFTLRNFPTRFGDVRVPGYQNVDASISKMFPIHEQIRAQFRFEMVNAFNHPWYTGLISGGNDVANANFGRLNFVQGNLPRFLKLGLHLYF, encoded by the coding sequence ATGCTTCTACGTCTAGCGATCGCCATGGCTGCGGTCGCCCTTTCCATCCACGCTCAGGAAGTCCGCGCCAGTATCATCGGAACGGTCACCGACTCTTCCGGAGCACCCATCCCAGGCGTGGCCGTCACGGTCACCAATCTGGCGCGCAACGTATCGGTCACGGCAGAATCGAACGCAACCGGTTCCTACATCACGCCCTTCCTCGCCCCTGGACTCTATCGGCTCTCGGCGGAGCAGCAGGGCTTCAAGAAGTTCGTGCGGGAGGACATCCGGCTCGAAGCGCAGGATCGCGCCCGCGTCGACATCGCGCTCGAAGTCGGAGACCTCGCACAATCGGTCACCGTCGCCGCCGATGTTTCGCTTCTCCAGACCGAAACGGCCTCGCGCTCGCAGATCATCGCCAACGAGTTGATCTCGCAGATCCCGACGCAAGGCCGCAATCCGTTCCAGATCGCCTGGGCCGCCCCCGGCGTCATCAAAACCGGCGGCTGGCGCTACCTGCGTTCATTTGATATCGCCGGCACTTCCAACTTCGCCGTCAACGGCGGCCGCAATCGCGAGAATGAAGTACTGCTCGACGGCATCTCGAACGTACGCGGCAACCGGACGGTCATCCACGTTCCGACGATGGAGTCCGTGCAGGAATTCAAGGTGGTCACCAACAACTACGATGCCCAGTACGGCCGTACCGGGGGAGGCGTGGTCACCATCGTGACGAAGTCCGGCGGCAACAACTTCCACGGCACCCTGTTCGAGTACTTCCAGTCCGAGGAGCTGAACGCGAACCAGACGGAGTTGAACCGCGCCGGCACGCGGAAGCCGCCAAACAACATCAACACGTTCGGCTTCAACCTCAGCGGCCCGGTGTACCTGCCGAAGATCTTCGACGGCCGCAACCGGCTGTTCTGGCTGCTGTCCTATGAGGGGATGCGGCAGCGGTCCGCCGATCCCGGATCGCGCTCGGTCCCTCTGGCGGAATGGCGCAACGGCGACTTCTCCACTCTGTTGAACGCGCAGGGCCAGCAAGTGCTGATCTACGATCCGCTCACTACGGGTGCCGACGCCACGCGCATGCCGTTCGCCGGCAACCGGATTCCGTCCAACCGAATCAATCCCGTGGCCCGCAATACGTTCCAATACTATCCGCTTCCCAACAGCTCGGGCGACGGCGCGGCGCACGTGAACAATTACATCTACCCTTCGCGCTGGATCGGGAACATGGACCAGTGGATCGGCCGACTGGACTATGTCATCAACTCGAAGAACACCTTCTATTTCCGCTACGGACAGAACCCGTTCTCCGAGTACCGCGGCCTCGTTTTCATTCAGGACCCCTTCAACGACAAGAACCCGGCCGAGACCACCGGCAATGCTCCGCTCATCCGCAATGGCCGGAACTGGACGTTCGATTGGACATCCACCCTCTCGCCGGTATTCACCTTCAACCTGCGCGCCGGTCTCGCACGTTGGGAGGAAACCACCGGATCGAGCTTCGGCTCCGGTTTCGATCAGCGGAGCCTCGGCTTTTCAAGCGCCCTCGTCGGGCAGCTCAACCGGCCCGAGTTCCCGCAGATCAACCTCGGCACCTATCAGGGCATGGGGACGAGCCGCCTGCTGAACGTCGCCACAGACGATTCCTACACCATCCAGCCGAACTTCAACTACGCCGCCGGACGGCACCTGCTCAAGTTCGGCGCCGAAGGCCGCCGCTACAACGACAACAACAACAACCCGGGCCTCGCCGCCGGCTTCTACACCTTCGACCGCGGCTGGACCCGCGCCAACGCGCTCCGCGGCGATGCCATATCCGGCAACGAGATCGCCTCGTTCCTTCTCGGATATCCCGTCCAGGCCGGCGTCGACCGGAACATCAGTCCGGCCCAGCGGAACCACTACTTCGCATTCTTCCTCCAGGACGACTGGAAGCTCGCGCCGCGCGTCACCCTGAACCTCGGCCTTCGTTGGGACTACGAAACGCCGGTCGTCGAGCGCTTTGACCGGGCGCTTCGTGGTTTCGATTTCAACGCGCAGAGCCCCATCGCGTCCCAGGCGGCGGGGCTGAACCTCCGCGGCGCGGTTCAGTTCGCCAACGTGAACGGCCAGCCGCGCGGCGCCTTCGATCCCGACAGGAACAATTTCCAACCGCGAATCGGCCTCGCCTATCGCGTCACCGACAAGTGGGTTGTGCGAGGCGGCTACGGGCTGTTCTATCTCGGACAGAACGAGATCGGCTCGTCGCAAGGCTTCTCCCGCCGGACCACCGCCGTTACCACCACCGATGGCGGGCTCACCCCGGCCGTCTCCATTGACAACGCGTTCGCCAACCTCCCCGGCGGCCGCCTGCTGGACCCCATCGGTGCCTCGCTCGGCGCCGCCAGCTTCCTAGGCGAGGGCATCACCGTCAACAACCTCCTCCGACCGTTGCCCTATTCGCACCAGTTCTCCTTCGACATCGAACGCGAACTGCCGTTCAACATGCTCGGTGAGATCGGCTACGTCGGCAACCTGACGCGCAAGCTTCCCGTGAACACGGCCGTCAACGTCCTCCCGGCCTCCGAACTCGGGCGCCGCACCGCCGCCGGCGCGATCGACTCTGCCTACTACACGGCCCGCGTGCCGAATCCTATGGCCGGGCTGATCCCGAACAACGCCGGGCTGAACGGGGCCACCATCCCGCGCCAGCAGCTCCTGCTGCCTTATCCGCAGTACAGCGGCATCACGCTTTCGAACAACCCGATCGGCGCGCAGGACTACCACGGACTGCAGGCGAAGGTCACCAAGCGCATGTCGGCCGGCTTCACCTTCCTCGCCAGCTATGGCGCGGGCAAGACGCTCGAGCGCGTGACGCTGCTCAACACCCAGGACTTCAACCTCGCGGACCCGTCATCGTCGCGGCTCGAAAAACGGTCGGCGACCAGCATCGACATTCCGCAGAAGTTTACGATCGCCGGCGTATGGGAGATGCCGTTCGGCCGCGGCCGTCACTGGGGCGCCGGCTGGTCCCGCGCCGCGGACCTCATCCTCGGCGGCTGGCAGTTGAACGCCGACGTCACCTACCAGAGCGGCTGGGCGATCGACTATCCCAACGCCGCCCAAGTGACCGCCGGCAGCGCGAAGCTATCGTCCAGCGAGCGTTCGCTGGACCAGTGGTTCAATACCAGCCTATGGACCAACCCCGCCACCGGCCGGCCCGTGGCGCGACAGGAGCCGTTCACCCTCCGCAACTTCCCGACCCGCTTCGGCGACGTGCGCGTGCCCGGTTATCAGAACGTGGATGCATCGATTTCGAAGATGTTCCCGATCCACGAACAGATCCGCGCGCAGTTCCGGTTTGAGATGGTGAACGCGTTCAACCATCCGTGGTACACGGGGCTCATCAGCGGCGGCAACGACGTCGCCAACGCCAACTTCGGCCGCTTGAACTTTGTGCAGGGCAACCTCCCCCGCTTCCTGAAGCTGGGGCTGCACCTGTACTTTTAG
- a CDS encoding TIGR04283 family arsenosugar biosynthesis glycosyltransferase — translation MTVSVIVPVLNEEPALGDLLASLARLGRDVEIVVADGGSTDGTVRVAKAWGARVVDGVRGRGPQMNAGVAAAKGETLWFLHADVGVEAEAIEAIEAAFGDEAVVGGNFDIRYEGGWEARLFSAINRRRCRFGVIYGDSGIFCRRAAFDCLGGYRDWPVLEDYEFARRLRRHGRLALLDVPIRVSGRRWQNAGLWRTLWSWFWVQTLYYLGVPPRRLAALYRDVR, via the coding sequence ATGACGGTTTCCGTGATCGTGCCCGTGCTCAACGAGGAACCTGCGCTCGGCGACTTGCTCGCTTCGCTGGCGCGGCTCGGACGCGACGTGGAAATCGTGGTTGCCGACGGTGGATCCACGGATGGGACGGTTCGCGTGGCGAAGGCGTGGGGCGCCAGAGTTGTGGACGGAGTGCGGGGGCGTGGCCCGCAGATGAACGCGGGCGTCGCGGCCGCCAAGGGTGAGACGCTATGGTTTCTTCATGCCGACGTCGGCGTGGAGGCGGAGGCGATCGAAGCGATCGAGGCGGCGTTCGGCGACGAGGCGGTTGTGGGTGGGAACTTCGACATACGGTATGAGGGTGGATGGGAGGCTAGGCTGTTTTCGGCGATCAACCGGCGCCGGTGCAGATTTGGAGTGATCTACGGCGACTCCGGCATTTTCTGCCGGCGCGCGGCGTTCGACTGCCTCGGCGGGTACCGCGACTGGCCCGTGCTTGAGGACTACGAGTTCGCGCGCCGGCTGCGGCGGCATGGCCGGCTGGCGCTTCTCGACGTCCCCATCCGCGTCTCGGGCCGGCGCTGGCAGAATGCCGGCCTGTGGCGGACCCTGTGGAGCTGGTTCTGGGTCCAGACGCTGTACTACCTGGGCGTGCCGCCGCGGCGGCTCGCGGCGCTGTATCGGGACGTGCGGTAG
- a CDS encoding response regulator transcription factor has translation MPEGTTTHTERLHALSGAIGPEATSEAVEETQDSQAIGEESPGARKEKRRIRVVIVDDHPIVREGLRKLLELEDDIDVIGEAENGRQALEMVDDLQPDVLLLDLKMPGMDGLTTLQTLQHSPRKTHIIVLTASEDKNEWVQAMKMGCSGIVVKQTQPDLIVKSIRKVNAGEIWLDSHTTAAVMRQFASPHEGGPANGSKGGRERSPLSAREREIVALVAQGYKNKEMAEKMFISEQTVKNHLHNIFDKLGVSDRLELALYAIHKGLHVAQEK, from the coding sequence ATGCCAGAGGGAACAACAACACATACTGAGAGACTGCACGCCCTGTCCGGGGCGATTGGACCGGAAGCGACCAGCGAAGCCGTGGAGGAGACACAGGATTCGCAGGCGATCGGCGAGGAGAGCCCGGGCGCACGGAAGGAGAAGCGGAGGATTCGGGTCGTCATCGTCGATGACCATCCGATTGTCCGGGAGGGACTTCGGAAGCTTCTCGAACTTGAGGACGACATCGACGTAATTGGCGAGGCCGAGAACGGCCGCCAGGCGCTCGAAATGGTGGACGACCTGCAACCGGATGTGCTCCTGCTCGACTTGAAAATGCCGGGCATGGACGGACTCACGACGCTGCAGACGCTTCAGCACAGCCCCCGGAAGACACATATCATCGTGCTCACCGCCTCGGAAGACAAGAACGAGTGGGTGCAAGCGATGAAGATGGGCTGCTCGGGCATCGTGGTGAAGCAGACGCAGCCGGATCTCATCGTGAAGAGCATCCGCAAGGTGAACGCCGGCGAGATTTGGCTCGATTCTCATACGACTGCGGCAGTGATGCGGCAATTCGCATCCCCGCACGAGGGCGGGCCAGCCAACGGCTCCAAGGGTGGAAGGGAACGCTCGCCTCTGAGCGCGCGCGAACGAGAAATCGTCGCCCTGGTGGCCCAAGGCTACAAGAACAAGGAGATGGCCGAAAAGATGTTCATTTCGGAGCAGACAGTGAAGAACCACCTGCACAACATCTTCGACAAGCTCGGCGTTTCCGACCGGCTGGAACTAGCGCTGTACGCCATTCACAAGGGCTTGCACGTCGCCCAGGAGAAGTAG